From the genome of Biomphalaria glabrata chromosome 17, xgBioGlab47.1, whole genome shotgun sequence, one region includes:
- the LOC106060057 gene encoding solute carrier organic anion transporter family member 4C1-like isoform X1 produces MMASVFRLKKIESLAEEKSTTSTDLDKEETLYKSDMLLDNPVSSENHESDSTEIKAEGDLVQSLADIRGSLILSSKKPSEDYLNRCGYGTWRPEFLQCFNSPNCLVFFMGLYSLVLGFIVNGVHNVNISSIERRFDLDSTNLGFVSSAYDVSAAVLAVVIGYIGSGKRKPRLLAIAVFISAMGSFIMALPHFVVGKYTLGMATEKICTLGLTSHLHHMNVSSCTTLSRSSPLSLYLYVFLFAQLLHGIGGTTLFTVGISLMDDSVIPKKTPLYLGIIYGCNILGSGLGYIIGGQLLNIYVDVDKVHSVKLVPGDTRWLGAWWLGPTLAACLQLIVCIPISLFGSELPGSLDVRQHRIPQAHRASSTQLTSKFKNNKFMTTTLTVVRNPCFVFITLGMTTEGMFLSGTAAFLPKFIENQFGVPASKAAVLSGMAVVPAAVCGLVMGGFIAKKFNFTIRQAIKYLVVTSSLSAMACAVVWIRCQAPHIYGVSIPYTNRVTSSFPIKLDVLCNNMCNCDTDAFEPVCNEHTSLYFSPCYAGCVVQSGHMFHNCSCVPELLHLNFSDPNISTALTTENCRPPCGVLYLFAVLLFFSMCVSFLPIAPGDSVQLRCVQEEHKVYAQGIKTLIVRMLGSFVGPILMGKLLDLQCETWRERCGQRLSCWLYNQDNMVIGIYLYSVSLKGLSVLFSCLALKFYRPPVCTNEVIIIQKPPDSIYSQAEDKTGAEKDEKHHSVPEMEETSMLKEKL; encoded by the exons atgatgGCATCAGTATTTAGGCTTAAAAAGATAGAATCG CTGGCTGAAGAGAAGTCAACAACCTCTACAGATCTGGACAAAGAAGAAACCTTGTATAAAAGTGACATGCTATTAGACAATCCAGTTTCTTCAG aaAATCATGAGTCAGATTCTACTGAGATTAAAGCGGAAGGAGATTTGGTACAATCTCTAGCAGATATCAGAGGCAGCTTAATACTCAGCAGTAAGAAGCCTAGTGAGGATTACTTGAACAGATGTGGCTACGGCACATGGCGTCCAGAGTTTCTTCAATGCTTTAACTCTCCGAACTGCTTGGTCTTCTTCATGGGTCTCTATTCTCTTGTGTTAG GTTTTATTGTCAATGGAGTTCACAATGTCAATATTTCATCAATAGAACGTCGATTCGACTTAGACAGCACCAACTTAGGTTTCGTTTCTAGTGCTTATGATGTCTCTGCTGCTGTCCTTGCTGTAGTTATAGGATACATTGGCTCCGGCAAACGCAAACCAAGGCTTTTAGCCATTGCTGTGTTCATCTCTGCCATGGGCTCATTCATTATGGCTCTTCCACACTTTGTGGTAGGAAAGTACACACTGGGCATGGCAACAGAGAAAATTTGCACACTTGGACTCACCTCACATCTTCATCACATGAATGTTAGCAGTTGTACTACATTGTCTCGGTCTTCACCTCTCAGTCTGTATTTATACGTGTTTCTATTTGCTCAACTCCTGCATGGCATTGGGGGGACTACGCTGTTTACGGTTGGCATATCTCTCATGGACGACAGCGTCATACCGAAGAAAACCCCTCTATACTTAGGTATTATTTATGGATGCAATATTTTGGGGTCTGGATTGGGGTACATCATTGGGGGGCAGTTGCTTAATATCTACGTAGATGTAGACAAAGTGCACTCTGTTAAGCTCGTTCCTGGTGACACCCGGTGGCTAGGGGCCTGGTGGCTTGGCCCCACGCTGGCAGCATGTCTCCAGCTAATAGTCTGCATACCGATATCCCTGTTTGGCTCTGAGCTACCGGGTAGTCTAGATGTTAGACAACACAGAATACCACAGGCACACAGAGCCTCGTCCACGCAGCTTACATCCAAGTTCAAGAACAATAAGTTTATGACCACAACCTTGACCGTGGTGAGAAACCCCTGCTTTGTTTTCATCACTCTGGGCATGACAACGGAGGGGATGTTTTTGTCTGGAACTGCAGCCTTCTTACCCAAATTCATCGAAAATCAGTTTGGTGTTCCTGCATCTAAAGCTGCCGTATTATCTG gAATGGCTGTAGTTCCTGCAGCAGTTTGTGGCCTAGTGATGGGAGGTTTTATTGCCAAGAAGTTTAACTTTACTATCAGGCAAGCCATCAAATATCTAGTCGTCACTAGCTCTTTGTCTGCAATGGCCTGCGCCGTGGTCTGGATCAGATGTCAGGCTCCACATATCTATGGCGTCTCCATTCCTTATACTAA TAGAGTCACAAGCAGTTTCCCTATCAAGCTGGATGTGTTGTGTAACAACATGTGTAACTGCGACACAGATGCTTTTGAACCTGTATGCAATGAGCACACCAGCCTCTATTTCTCTCCATGTTATGCTGGATGTGTTGTGCAATCTGGCCACATG tTTCACAACTGTTCCTGTGTCCCAGAGTTACTTCACCTGAACTTCTCCGACCCAAACATCTCGACTGCACTGACCACTGAAAATTGCCGGCCCCCGTGTGGAGTTCTCTATTTATTCGCTGTCCTCCTTTTCTTCTCCATGTGCGTCTCTTTCCTGCCGATAGCACCAGGTGACTCTGTTCAACTCAG ATGTGTTCAGGAAGAGCACAAAGTGTATGCACAGGGAATTAAAACTTTGATTGTCCGAATGTTAG GCTCATTTGTTGGACCTATCTTGATGGGCAAGTTACTGGACCTGCAGTGCGAAACCTGGCGTGAGCGCTGTGGTCAGCGCCTGTCCTGCTGGCTTTACAACCAAGACAACATGGTCATTGGCATCTACCTGTACTCAGTCAGCCTCAAAGGTTTATCTGTCTTGTTCAGCTGTTTAGCCCTCAAGTTCTACCGTCCACCTGTTTGTACGAACGAGGTGATAATCATACAG AAACCTCCTGACAGTATATATAGCCAAGCTGAGGACAAAACAGGAGCTGAGAAGGATGAGAAGCACCACAGTGTACCTGAAATGGAGGAGACATCAATGTTAAA AGAAAAGCTATGA
- the LOC106060057 gene encoding solute carrier organic anion transporter family member 4C1-like isoform X5 — protein sequence MMASVFRLKKIESLAEEKSTTSTDLDKEETLYKSDMLLDNPVSSDIRGSLILSSKKPSEDYLNRCGYGTWRPEFLQCFNSPNCLVFFMGLYSLVLGFIVNGVHNVNISSIERRFDLDSTNLGFVSSAYDVSAAVLAVVIGYIGSGKRKPRLLAIAVFISAMGSFIMALPHFVVGKYTLGMATEKICTLGLTSHLHHMNVSSCTTLSRSSPLSLYLYVFLFAQLLHGIGGTTLFTVGISLMDDSVIPKKTPLYLGIIYGCNILGSGLGYIIGGQLLNIYVDVDKVHSVKLVPGDTRWLGAWWLGPTLAACLQLIVCIPISLFGSELPGSLDVRQHRIPQAHRASSTQLTSKFKNNKFMTTTLTVVRNPCFVFITLGMTTEGMFLSGTAAFLPKFIENQFGVPASKAAVLSGMAVVPAAVCGLVMGGFIAKKFNFTIRQAIKYLVVTSSLSAMACAVVWIRCQAPHIYGVSIPYTNRVTSSFPIKLDVLCNNMCNCDTDAFEPVCNEHTSLYFSPCYAGCVVQSGHMFHNCSCVPELLHLNFSDPNISTALTTENCRPPCGVLYLFAVLLFFSMCVSFLPIAPGDSVQLRCVQEEHKVYAQGIKTLIVRMLGSFVGPILMGKLLDLQCETWRERCGQRLSCWLYNQDNMVIGIYLYSVSLKGLSVLFSCLALKFYRPPVCTNEVIIIQKPPDSIYSQAEDKTGAEKDEKHHSVPEMEETSMLKEKL from the exons atgatgGCATCAGTATTTAGGCTTAAAAAGATAGAATCG CTGGCTGAAGAGAAGTCAACAACCTCTACAGATCTGGACAAAGAAGAAACCTTGTATAAAAGTGACATGCTATTAGACAATCCAGTTTCTTCAG ATATCAGAGGCAGCTTAATACTCAGCAGTAAGAAGCCTAGTGAGGATTACTTGAACAGATGTGGCTACGGCACATGGCGTCCAGAGTTTCTTCAATGCTTTAACTCTCCGAACTGCTTGGTCTTCTTCATGGGTCTCTATTCTCTTGTGTTAG GTTTTATTGTCAATGGAGTTCACAATGTCAATATTTCATCAATAGAACGTCGATTCGACTTAGACAGCACCAACTTAGGTTTCGTTTCTAGTGCTTATGATGTCTCTGCTGCTGTCCTTGCTGTAGTTATAGGATACATTGGCTCCGGCAAACGCAAACCAAGGCTTTTAGCCATTGCTGTGTTCATCTCTGCCATGGGCTCATTCATTATGGCTCTTCCACACTTTGTGGTAGGAAAGTACACACTGGGCATGGCAACAGAGAAAATTTGCACACTTGGACTCACCTCACATCTTCATCACATGAATGTTAGCAGTTGTACTACATTGTCTCGGTCTTCACCTCTCAGTCTGTATTTATACGTGTTTCTATTTGCTCAACTCCTGCATGGCATTGGGGGGACTACGCTGTTTACGGTTGGCATATCTCTCATGGACGACAGCGTCATACCGAAGAAAACCCCTCTATACTTAGGTATTATTTATGGATGCAATATTTTGGGGTCTGGATTGGGGTACATCATTGGGGGGCAGTTGCTTAATATCTACGTAGATGTAGACAAAGTGCACTCTGTTAAGCTCGTTCCTGGTGACACCCGGTGGCTAGGGGCCTGGTGGCTTGGCCCCACGCTGGCAGCATGTCTCCAGCTAATAGTCTGCATACCGATATCCCTGTTTGGCTCTGAGCTACCGGGTAGTCTAGATGTTAGACAACACAGAATACCACAGGCACACAGAGCCTCGTCCACGCAGCTTACATCCAAGTTCAAGAACAATAAGTTTATGACCACAACCTTGACCGTGGTGAGAAACCCCTGCTTTGTTTTCATCACTCTGGGCATGACAACGGAGGGGATGTTTTTGTCTGGAACTGCAGCCTTCTTACCCAAATTCATCGAAAATCAGTTTGGTGTTCCTGCATCTAAAGCTGCCGTATTATCTG gAATGGCTGTAGTTCCTGCAGCAGTTTGTGGCCTAGTGATGGGAGGTTTTATTGCCAAGAAGTTTAACTTTACTATCAGGCAAGCCATCAAATATCTAGTCGTCACTAGCTCTTTGTCTGCAATGGCCTGCGCCGTGGTCTGGATCAGATGTCAGGCTCCACATATCTATGGCGTCTCCATTCCTTATACTAA TAGAGTCACAAGCAGTTTCCCTATCAAGCTGGATGTGTTGTGTAACAACATGTGTAACTGCGACACAGATGCTTTTGAACCTGTATGCAATGAGCACACCAGCCTCTATTTCTCTCCATGTTATGCTGGATGTGTTGTGCAATCTGGCCACATG tTTCACAACTGTTCCTGTGTCCCAGAGTTACTTCACCTGAACTTCTCCGACCCAAACATCTCGACTGCACTGACCACTGAAAATTGCCGGCCCCCGTGTGGAGTTCTCTATTTATTCGCTGTCCTCCTTTTCTTCTCCATGTGCGTCTCTTTCCTGCCGATAGCACCAGGTGACTCTGTTCAACTCAG ATGTGTTCAGGAAGAGCACAAAGTGTATGCACAGGGAATTAAAACTTTGATTGTCCGAATGTTAG GCTCATTTGTTGGACCTATCTTGATGGGCAAGTTACTGGACCTGCAGTGCGAAACCTGGCGTGAGCGCTGTGGTCAGCGCCTGTCCTGCTGGCTTTACAACCAAGACAACATGGTCATTGGCATCTACCTGTACTCAGTCAGCCTCAAAGGTTTATCTGTCTTGTTCAGCTGTTTAGCCCTCAAGTTCTACCGTCCACCTGTTTGTACGAACGAGGTGATAATCATACAG AAACCTCCTGACAGTATATATAGCCAAGCTGAGGACAAAACAGGAGCTGAGAAGGATGAGAAGCACCACAGTGTACCTGAAATGGAGGAGACATCAATGTTAAA AGAAAAGCTATGA
- the LOC106060057 gene encoding solute carrier organic anion transporter family member 4C1-like isoform X2 — MMASVFRLKKIESLAEEKSTTSTDLDKEETLYKSDMLLDNPVSSENHESDSTEIKAEGDLVQSLADIRGSLILSSKKPSEDYLNRCGYGTWRPEFLQCFNSPNCLVFFMGLYSLVLGFIVNGVHNVNISSIERRFDLDSTNLGFVSSAYDVSAAVLAVVIGYIGSGKRKPRLLAIAVFISAMGSFIMALPHFVVGKYTLGMATEKICTLGLTSHLHHMNVSSCTTLSRSSPLSLYLYVFLFAQLLHGIGGTTLFTVGISLMDDSVIPKKTPLYLGIIYGCNILGSGLGYIIGGQLLNIYVDVDKVHSVKLVPGDTRWLGAWWLGPTLAACLQLIVCIPISLFGSELPGSLDVRQHRIPQAHRASSTQLTSKFKNNKFMTTTLTVVRNPCFVFITLGMTTEGMFLSGTAAFLPKFIENQFGVPASKAAVLSGMAVVPAAVCGLVMGGFIAKKFNFTIRQAIKYLVVTSSLSAMACAVVWIRCQAPHIYGVSIPYTNRVTSSFPIKLDVLCNNMCNCDTDAFEPVCNEHTSLYFSPCYAGCVVQSGHMFHNCSCVPELLHLNFSDPNISTALTTENCRPPCGVLYLFAVLLFFSMCVSFLPIAPGDSVQLRCVQEEHKVYAQGIKTLIVRMLGSFVGPILMGKLLDLQCETWRERCGQRLSCWLYNQDNMVIGIYLYSVSLKGLSVLFSCLALKFYRPPVCTNEKPPDSIYSQAEDKTGAEKDEKHHSVPEMEETSMLKEKL, encoded by the exons atgatgGCATCAGTATTTAGGCTTAAAAAGATAGAATCG CTGGCTGAAGAGAAGTCAACAACCTCTACAGATCTGGACAAAGAAGAAACCTTGTATAAAAGTGACATGCTATTAGACAATCCAGTTTCTTCAG aaAATCATGAGTCAGATTCTACTGAGATTAAAGCGGAAGGAGATTTGGTACAATCTCTAGCAGATATCAGAGGCAGCTTAATACTCAGCAGTAAGAAGCCTAGTGAGGATTACTTGAACAGATGTGGCTACGGCACATGGCGTCCAGAGTTTCTTCAATGCTTTAACTCTCCGAACTGCTTGGTCTTCTTCATGGGTCTCTATTCTCTTGTGTTAG GTTTTATTGTCAATGGAGTTCACAATGTCAATATTTCATCAATAGAACGTCGATTCGACTTAGACAGCACCAACTTAGGTTTCGTTTCTAGTGCTTATGATGTCTCTGCTGCTGTCCTTGCTGTAGTTATAGGATACATTGGCTCCGGCAAACGCAAACCAAGGCTTTTAGCCATTGCTGTGTTCATCTCTGCCATGGGCTCATTCATTATGGCTCTTCCACACTTTGTGGTAGGAAAGTACACACTGGGCATGGCAACAGAGAAAATTTGCACACTTGGACTCACCTCACATCTTCATCACATGAATGTTAGCAGTTGTACTACATTGTCTCGGTCTTCACCTCTCAGTCTGTATTTATACGTGTTTCTATTTGCTCAACTCCTGCATGGCATTGGGGGGACTACGCTGTTTACGGTTGGCATATCTCTCATGGACGACAGCGTCATACCGAAGAAAACCCCTCTATACTTAGGTATTATTTATGGATGCAATATTTTGGGGTCTGGATTGGGGTACATCATTGGGGGGCAGTTGCTTAATATCTACGTAGATGTAGACAAAGTGCACTCTGTTAAGCTCGTTCCTGGTGACACCCGGTGGCTAGGGGCCTGGTGGCTTGGCCCCACGCTGGCAGCATGTCTCCAGCTAATAGTCTGCATACCGATATCCCTGTTTGGCTCTGAGCTACCGGGTAGTCTAGATGTTAGACAACACAGAATACCACAGGCACACAGAGCCTCGTCCACGCAGCTTACATCCAAGTTCAAGAACAATAAGTTTATGACCACAACCTTGACCGTGGTGAGAAACCCCTGCTTTGTTTTCATCACTCTGGGCATGACAACGGAGGGGATGTTTTTGTCTGGAACTGCAGCCTTCTTACCCAAATTCATCGAAAATCAGTTTGGTGTTCCTGCATCTAAAGCTGCCGTATTATCTG gAATGGCTGTAGTTCCTGCAGCAGTTTGTGGCCTAGTGATGGGAGGTTTTATTGCCAAGAAGTTTAACTTTACTATCAGGCAAGCCATCAAATATCTAGTCGTCACTAGCTCTTTGTCTGCAATGGCCTGCGCCGTGGTCTGGATCAGATGTCAGGCTCCACATATCTATGGCGTCTCCATTCCTTATACTAA TAGAGTCACAAGCAGTTTCCCTATCAAGCTGGATGTGTTGTGTAACAACATGTGTAACTGCGACACAGATGCTTTTGAACCTGTATGCAATGAGCACACCAGCCTCTATTTCTCTCCATGTTATGCTGGATGTGTTGTGCAATCTGGCCACATG tTTCACAACTGTTCCTGTGTCCCAGAGTTACTTCACCTGAACTTCTCCGACCCAAACATCTCGACTGCACTGACCACTGAAAATTGCCGGCCCCCGTGTGGAGTTCTCTATTTATTCGCTGTCCTCCTTTTCTTCTCCATGTGCGTCTCTTTCCTGCCGATAGCACCAGGTGACTCTGTTCAACTCAG ATGTGTTCAGGAAGAGCACAAAGTGTATGCACAGGGAATTAAAACTTTGATTGTCCGAATGTTAG GCTCATTTGTTGGACCTATCTTGATGGGCAAGTTACTGGACCTGCAGTGCGAAACCTGGCGTGAGCGCTGTGGTCAGCGCCTGTCCTGCTGGCTTTACAACCAAGACAACATGGTCATTGGCATCTACCTGTACTCAGTCAGCCTCAAAGGTTTATCTGTCTTGTTCAGCTGTTTAGCCCTCAAGTTCTACCGTCCACCTGTTTGTACGAACGAG AAACCTCCTGACAGTATATATAGCCAAGCTGAGGACAAAACAGGAGCTGAGAAGGATGAGAAGCACCACAGTGTACCTGAAATGGAGGAGACATCAATGTTAAA AGAAAAGCTATGA
- the LOC106060057 gene encoding solute carrier organic anion transporter family member 4C1-like isoform X4: MMASVFRLKKIESLAEEKSTTSTDLDKEETLYKSDMLLDNPVSSADIRGSLILSSKKPSEDYLNRCGYGTWRPEFLQCFNSPNCLVFFMGLYSLVLGFIVNGVHNVNISSIERRFDLDSTNLGFVSSAYDVSAAVLAVVIGYIGSGKRKPRLLAIAVFISAMGSFIMALPHFVVGKYTLGMATEKICTLGLTSHLHHMNVSSCTTLSRSSPLSLYLYVFLFAQLLHGIGGTTLFTVGISLMDDSVIPKKTPLYLGIIYGCNILGSGLGYIIGGQLLNIYVDVDKVHSVKLVPGDTRWLGAWWLGPTLAACLQLIVCIPISLFGSELPGSLDVRQHRIPQAHRASSTQLTSKFKNNKFMTTTLTVVRNPCFVFITLGMTTEGMFLSGTAAFLPKFIENQFGVPASKAAVLSGMAVVPAAVCGLVMGGFIAKKFNFTIRQAIKYLVVTSSLSAMACAVVWIRCQAPHIYGVSIPYTNRVTSSFPIKLDVLCNNMCNCDTDAFEPVCNEHTSLYFSPCYAGCVVQSGHMFHNCSCVPELLHLNFSDPNISTALTTENCRPPCGVLYLFAVLLFFSMCVSFLPIAPGDSVQLRCVQEEHKVYAQGIKTLIVRMLGSFVGPILMGKLLDLQCETWRERCGQRLSCWLYNQDNMVIGIYLYSVSLKGLSVLFSCLALKFYRPPVCTNEVIIIQKPPDSIYSQAEDKTGAEKDEKHHSVPEMEETSMLKEKL, from the exons atgatgGCATCAGTATTTAGGCTTAAAAAGATAGAATCG CTGGCTGAAGAGAAGTCAACAACCTCTACAGATCTGGACAAAGAAGAAACCTTGTATAAAAGTGACATGCTATTAGACAATCCAGTTTCTTCAG CAGATATCAGAGGCAGCTTAATACTCAGCAGTAAGAAGCCTAGTGAGGATTACTTGAACAGATGTGGCTACGGCACATGGCGTCCAGAGTTTCTTCAATGCTTTAACTCTCCGAACTGCTTGGTCTTCTTCATGGGTCTCTATTCTCTTGTGTTAG GTTTTATTGTCAATGGAGTTCACAATGTCAATATTTCATCAATAGAACGTCGATTCGACTTAGACAGCACCAACTTAGGTTTCGTTTCTAGTGCTTATGATGTCTCTGCTGCTGTCCTTGCTGTAGTTATAGGATACATTGGCTCCGGCAAACGCAAACCAAGGCTTTTAGCCATTGCTGTGTTCATCTCTGCCATGGGCTCATTCATTATGGCTCTTCCACACTTTGTGGTAGGAAAGTACACACTGGGCATGGCAACAGAGAAAATTTGCACACTTGGACTCACCTCACATCTTCATCACATGAATGTTAGCAGTTGTACTACATTGTCTCGGTCTTCACCTCTCAGTCTGTATTTATACGTGTTTCTATTTGCTCAACTCCTGCATGGCATTGGGGGGACTACGCTGTTTACGGTTGGCATATCTCTCATGGACGACAGCGTCATACCGAAGAAAACCCCTCTATACTTAGGTATTATTTATGGATGCAATATTTTGGGGTCTGGATTGGGGTACATCATTGGGGGGCAGTTGCTTAATATCTACGTAGATGTAGACAAAGTGCACTCTGTTAAGCTCGTTCCTGGTGACACCCGGTGGCTAGGGGCCTGGTGGCTTGGCCCCACGCTGGCAGCATGTCTCCAGCTAATAGTCTGCATACCGATATCCCTGTTTGGCTCTGAGCTACCGGGTAGTCTAGATGTTAGACAACACAGAATACCACAGGCACACAGAGCCTCGTCCACGCAGCTTACATCCAAGTTCAAGAACAATAAGTTTATGACCACAACCTTGACCGTGGTGAGAAACCCCTGCTTTGTTTTCATCACTCTGGGCATGACAACGGAGGGGATGTTTTTGTCTGGAACTGCAGCCTTCTTACCCAAATTCATCGAAAATCAGTTTGGTGTTCCTGCATCTAAAGCTGCCGTATTATCTG gAATGGCTGTAGTTCCTGCAGCAGTTTGTGGCCTAGTGATGGGAGGTTTTATTGCCAAGAAGTTTAACTTTACTATCAGGCAAGCCATCAAATATCTAGTCGTCACTAGCTCTTTGTCTGCAATGGCCTGCGCCGTGGTCTGGATCAGATGTCAGGCTCCACATATCTATGGCGTCTCCATTCCTTATACTAA TAGAGTCACAAGCAGTTTCCCTATCAAGCTGGATGTGTTGTGTAACAACATGTGTAACTGCGACACAGATGCTTTTGAACCTGTATGCAATGAGCACACCAGCCTCTATTTCTCTCCATGTTATGCTGGATGTGTTGTGCAATCTGGCCACATG tTTCACAACTGTTCCTGTGTCCCAGAGTTACTTCACCTGAACTTCTCCGACCCAAACATCTCGACTGCACTGACCACTGAAAATTGCCGGCCCCCGTGTGGAGTTCTCTATTTATTCGCTGTCCTCCTTTTCTTCTCCATGTGCGTCTCTTTCCTGCCGATAGCACCAGGTGACTCTGTTCAACTCAG ATGTGTTCAGGAAGAGCACAAAGTGTATGCACAGGGAATTAAAACTTTGATTGTCCGAATGTTAG GCTCATTTGTTGGACCTATCTTGATGGGCAAGTTACTGGACCTGCAGTGCGAAACCTGGCGTGAGCGCTGTGGTCAGCGCCTGTCCTGCTGGCTTTACAACCAAGACAACATGGTCATTGGCATCTACCTGTACTCAGTCAGCCTCAAAGGTTTATCTGTCTTGTTCAGCTGTTTAGCCCTCAAGTTCTACCGTCCACCTGTTTGTACGAACGAGGTGATAATCATACAG AAACCTCCTGACAGTATATATAGCCAAGCTGAGGACAAAACAGGAGCTGAGAAGGATGAGAAGCACCACAGTGTACCTGAAATGGAGGAGACATCAATGTTAAA AGAAAAGCTATGA